A single region of the Lycium barbarum isolate Lr01 chromosome 2, ASM1917538v2, whole genome shotgun sequence genome encodes:
- the LOC132626442 gene encoding alkylated DNA repair protein ALKBH6 homolog isoform X2, protein MMQKLVQYGIFAHFHSKLSLKKVPPWLTRITERINEKSGLFPSSINHVLINEYLPNQGIMPHQDGPAYYPVVAILSLGSPVVMDFTPHPNLSSHVGTHGKSVDDKISDQEAAVMNSSERLDNCHPFSIILMPRSLLIFKDMVYSDYLHGIKDSEVQRCNEAVNVTNVQSHGIVQHSSGPVKACDSDDTVICRGNTRVSLTCRAVTKVYKSIFKF, encoded by the exons ATGATGCAAAAACTTGTTCAATATGGCATCTTTGCCCATTTCCATTCCAAACTATCTTTAAAAAAAG TGCCTCCTTGGTTAACTAGAATTACGGAGAGAATAAATGAAAAATCAGGGCTATTTCCATCATCAATTAATCACGTGCTTATCAATGAATACCTTCCTAACCAAGGAATAATG CCGCATCAAGACGGACCAGCTTATTATCCTGTAGTGGCAATTCTTTCTCTTGGATCTCCTGTGGTTATGGATTTCACTCCACATCCTAATTTGAGCAGCCATGTTGGTACACATGGAAAGAGTGTTGATGACAAAATTTCTGACCAGGAGGCCGCTGTGATGAATTCAAGTGAACGGCTAGATAACTGCCATCCTTTTTCTATCATATTAATGCCTCGCAGTTTGTTGATATTCAAAGATATGGTGTACTCAG ACTACTTGCATGGTATAAAAGATTCCGAGGTGCAGCGATGTAACGAG GCTGTAAATGTAACAAATGTTCAAAGTCATGGAATAGTTCAGCACTCATCAGGTCCCGTGAAAGCATGTGATAGTGATGACACTGTCATTTGCAGGGGTAACACCAGAGTTTCTTTGACCTGTCGAGCAGTAACAAAGgtttataaaagtatttttaagtTCTAG
- the LOC132626442 gene encoding alkylated DNA repair protein ALKBH6 homolog isoform X1, giving the protein MESLNEFRVGCVPTVFYIRDFIIDSEHNHLLNTIYDAPISKWKSLKNRRLQNWGGVVHEKGLIAQDLPPWLTRITERINEKSGLFPSSINHVLINEYLPNQGIMPHQDGPAYYPVVAILSLGSPVVMDFTPHPNLSSHVGTHGKSVDDKISDQEAAVMNSSERLDNCHPFSIILMPRSLLIFKDMVYSDYLHGIKDSEVQRCNEAVNVTNVQSHGIVQHSSGPVKACDSDDTVICRGNTRVSLTCRAVTKVYKSIFKF; this is encoded by the exons ATGGAAAGTCTAAACGAGTTTAGAGTTGGGTGTGTACCAACTGTATTCTACATTCGAGACTTCATTATTGACTCAGAACACAACCACTTACTGAATACT ATATACGATGCGCCAATATCTAAATGGAAATCTTTGAAAAACAGGAGATTGCAGAACTGGG GAGGCGTTGTGCACGAAAAAGGCCTTATAGCTCAAGACT TGCCTCCTTGGTTAACTAGAATTACGGAGAGAATAAATGAAAAATCAGGGCTATTTCCATCATCAATTAATCACGTGCTTATCAATGAATACCTTCCTAACCAAGGAATAATG CCGCATCAAGACGGACCAGCTTATTATCCTGTAGTGGCAATTCTTTCTCTTGGATCTCCTGTGGTTATGGATTTCACTCCACATCCTAATTTGAGCAGCCATGTTGGTACACATGGAAAGAGTGTTGATGACAAAATTTCTGACCAGGAGGCCGCTGTGATGAATTCAAGTGAACGGCTAGATAACTGCCATCCTTTTTCTATCATATTAATGCCTCGCAGTTTGTTGATATTCAAAGATATGGTGTACTCAG ACTACTTGCATGGTATAAAAGATTCCGAGGTGCAGCGATGTAACGAG GCTGTAAATGTAACAAATGTTCAAAGTCATGGAATAGTTCAGCACTCATCAGGTCCCGTGAAAGCATGTGATAGTGATGACACTGTCATTTGCAGGGGTAACACCAGAGTTTCTTTGACCTGTCGAGCAGTAACAAAGgtttataaaagtatttttaagtTCTAG